gcaaagagtcgtatacAACTAAAGCAACTAATGCTTTAGTGTAAACAGCTATGAATGAATGGtgtttaaaacattaaagaacaacaaactattaaaaattcacatCAAAGTCATGAGAAAAAAGCTCAACTttctaaagaaatacattttacagaGTGATCCAGTGATTCAGTGCAACATGAACATGACTTAATTACATATTCCTTTGTGGAAATCCAAAAAGTGatactaaattttaaataaaagaacagcCAGTCAAGAGCAGTCAAGACATCCTTAAAGACAAATGTATAATTCTGAGAAAAAacacttattttccatttttaaaacacagaacagaaaacTGAATAGTTAAATAGGAGAGAAGGGCCACAAACGTACTTATGGACACTTATTATATGACAGAGTTGATAATGAAAAtctattaaatacatttaagtaaataaacataTAGGCAACCATTTTTATATCATATTAGAAAATCAGTTTCAGGTGTATTTTTGAATCAAATTTgaatggaaacagaaaaacaatttttcaagGGCCTATGCACCTGACCCTAGACATGGCCTGACCTATAACTTGCAATGGAGACTGAAATGTGCAAGAAGTGGTGACTTAGTTCTGAGCTGAGATAAtgacatggatttttttcccactcCCTGGCTTGAAATCACAGCACTGTCCTGAGATGAAAATCAGGTTAGCTGACCACAGCCTAgccaaatatatatgaaaaactaCATGGAGAAATGTGCAGGCTCCTCTGAGAAGAGTCATATCCACCTGCTACAGCAGAACTGCCAAGCTGCTCTGCACTGAACTGCAAATGCATGAGGGAGCCCAGCCAAGAGGACAACAGTTGAGCTGAGTGCAGGCAGAATCTCAAACCACAGAATCAAGAGATGCATAACTGATCTCTGCATTAAATCTTAAAACTGAGGAGAGTTTTCTGTACACCTATGCCTAAGGGAAGAGCAATGGTCtcttacacagaaaaaaatgagagacaTCATGCAAAAGTGGACAAAGTCTTGAAGAGGAActtcataaaaacagaaactcaAGAAGGTTAAATATATGAAGATGAAACCTTATTGGTAttcaggaaaatgcaaaataaaaccacGATGGTTTGGAGATGAAAGATTGCTGCCATAATTTTCATGCTTCAAAATTCACATGTGGATCGTGTTAGAAATGGAGCCATTCAGGAGTGATTAGGTCATGATGGTGGAGCCTTTGTGAATGAGATTTCAACAATATCACAGTCATATAAGAAACTTGAGAGAACTCTGTTGCCCCTCAACCATGTTAAGATACAAGGAGAACTTTATGACATAGAGGAGGGGCCATTACATGAACATACAGGCACCCTGACCTCAGACCTCCAGCTTCAGAAATGTGAGAAAcaaattttcattgtttctgaGACATCAaatctgtggcattttgttaaaACAGTCCAAATGGcttaaaataatcacataatGCAATTTCATCCATTGAGAATGAAGGTAAGAAGACATCATTTGTACAAGGTGATAGGATAAACTGAAGACCTAGCACTGTAACTAAAATCTCCATTTTCTGTCCaaatttaatttcttgggctccaaaatcactatagatcgtgactgcagccatgaaattaaaagacctttgctccttctaagaaaagctatgacaaaactagacagtatattaaaaagcagagacattactttaccgacaaaagtccacagtcaaagctatgctttttccagtagccatgtatggatgtgagaggtagaccataaagaaagctgagcaccaaagaactgatgcttttgaactgtgatgttggagaagacttttgagagtcccttggactgcaaagagatcaaaccagtcaattgtaaaggaaaccagtcctgaatattcattgggaggactgatgctgaaggtgaagctccaatactttggccacctgatataaagaactgactcattggaaaagaccctgatgctgcaaaagatggaaggcaggaggaataggggaagatagaggatgagatgattgggtggcaccaacagcttgatggacatgactttgagcaatctacgggagttggtgatggacagagaagcctggcgtgctgcagtccatggggttgaaaagagtcagacatgactgagcaactgaacagaatagAACCCTCTGCAGCCAAGCCACCTCCTACCACAGTAGGAGGAGAAAACCATCAGGAATACATACAAGGCATTCATGCAAAGGGAAGAACAGGTAATTCATCTTGTCTCAAGGAAAGTCTTGAGAGACAAAGAATGACCCTCATGAAGGATATTCCTTAGGACCCCTCTGCCAACAGCTCCACTCATCACCTGTATGTTCTCTTTGATCCGCTTCTTGTTGTAACTCTTGGCCAGAACCACAACCCCACGTTGTACCTGGTAGTGAAGGGCAACCAGAGCTGGGGTTTGCTTGTGCTTTTTGGCAATGGCACAGAGAACTGGGTCCTCCAAGAGAACGGGGTGGTTCGGATTCACCCtggaagaaaattcagaaatgctGAGGACCTGAGACTAAGTACTCAGTTCATGAGTAGTTTTCCCAAACAGATAAAGTAGGTACACTCTacaccagtgcttctcaaagtgtggtccatggaccagcatcatcagtatcacctgggattttgttagaaatacaaatttcaTGGCTTAACTGAAGAGAAACTGAATCAGCATCTCAACTGTGTCACCTCCCATTCTGTGTTTACAAAGCTCTGCAGGTGGTTCAGATGCATTATTGACCTCAGACCAGGATTGCTAAAGTTGCGgggtttttctttaattctcagaGGTTGTTTTTCTTCTATAATCAAGGGCATGAATCgagaaacagaagggaaagaccacggattgtttttattttcactttcctatTGATAAAAAGTAAGTAgcttcaaaatcagagacatgtATTCCCATATTTACAAAAATGGTTCAAGTTTAGTTTTTTCTATCATAATAGACCTGAGAATTGTATATGATTATCCCAATTTTAGGCATAAGGTAAATGAGATTTggaatttctatttttagaaaCGTGTTATTAGTTAACAACTACATAAATCATGGCATAAGCTTGTGTCTCTGGTCCAACTAGGGGattatatatagatttttaatgcatatatctGTTAATGATGAGTCTACAAGCTAATACAATGTATGAAAAATGTCTGGGTAATGGGAagttaaaagagaagaaaatattccatctgtcccctctctcccctctgcttATGAGTTATCTGAgtagtgtattttaaaatatctcatcaAAAATTGAATTTTAGGGAAACTCCCACTTGTCTTCAACAGGATTCAATACCGTTCTTTTATTCGTTGGGATCCCAGAGCACCATAGGCAACAAGAACAATATCATGTGACTTGCAGAAATCCAACAGCTTGCTCTGGTTGAGATAAGGGTGACATTCCACCTGTAGAATGTCAACAGAGAAGAGTGTCAGATTATTTGAAAAGGGAATATTAATATGacagataaagattaaaatttttaagtgccTAAAGGAgagataaactgtggaaaattctgaaagcaatgggaataccagaccacctgacctgcctcttgagaaacctatgtgcacatcaggaagcaacagttagaattggacatggaacaacacactggttccaaataggaaaattaggaaaaggagtacatcaaggctgtatattgtcaccctgcttatttaacttatatgcagagtacatcatgagaaacgctgggctggaggaagcacaagctggaatcaagattgccgggagaaatatcaataacctcagatatgcagatgataccacccttatggcagaaagtgaagaggaactaaagagcctcttgatgaaagtgaaagtggagagtgaaaaagttggcttaaagctcaacatttagaaaattaagatcatggcatctggtcccatcacttcatggcaaatagatggggaaacagtggaaacagtgtcagactttatttttgggggctccaaaatcactgcagatggtgattgcagccatgaaattaaaagacacttattccttagaaggaaagttatgaccaacctagacagcatatttaaaaagagacattattttgtcaacaaacatctgtctattcaaggctatgattATTCCAGTGgttacatatggatgtgagagttgggctataaagaaagctgagtgtcaaagaattgatgcttttgaactgtgttgttggagaagactcttgagagtcccctggactgcaaggagatccaaccagtccattctaaaggagatcagtcctggatgttctttggtaggactgatgctgaaggtgaagctccaacactttggccacctgatgcaaagagctgactcatttgaaaagaccctgatgctgggaaagattgagggcaggaggagaaggggacaacagaggatgagatggttggatggtatcaccgactcaatggacatgggtttgggtagactccaggagtgagtgatggacagggaggcctggcatgctgcggttcatgggatcgcaaagagctggacatgactgagccacttaactgaactgaaaagaaagatCGCAACATTAAATGTAAACTGGAAATATCAACATctagagagaaatagagaaaagtgtGCTTATACAGTTAATTTTTTCACAGACCATGGATGGAAGAACCAGTCCAAGACTGAGTAATCAAAAGGTGTACTCTACATTTGGTAGATATTCCCGAGTAAATGTTTTATCTTCTGTTAGCATCATCACAAACCTTTAACTTCACCCTCTAAACTGGATGACTTTCATCATCTCCAGCACATGTTTCTGTTCTGTGCTCCCTGTTGAGACTCATAAATGCTGAGACAACAAGACTAAGGATTCAGCCATCAGAACCCAACACAAACCCTTACCACCCATATCAGCTGATTTGTTACTTTATTAATTTACTTCTCATTCTATGTTTTCATGGCTTCCTTCCTATACACAGTTCATTTCAGGGCACTTTCCCATTCAATCTTGTCATCCTTTAATCTCAGGGAAACACCTCCTACCTCTACTTCTAGGTTCTACCTACAATTCAGCAGGATGCCCTCCACACCTTTTCCATCCAGACTACATAGAGATACTATTTTGGGTTCTAGTCACACCATCCAGATAGAGATTCTGTTCTCTAGAGTCCTCTGTCCACAAAGGTCGGATgaacaggagggaaggaaagacagaCGTCTGGCTTTAGTGCAAGAAGGAGGGTCTGAagagcaggagagagaggagcTGAGTTGCTCACCTGGTTGCAGACGGGCTTATACTTGAGCCCCGGCTTGTTTAGGATCTTCTCCAGCTGCTTACGGTTGAAGTTGGACACCCCGATGGACTTGGTCAGCCCTGCATCCTTACACTTCTCCAGGGCCTGGAAGGGAGGGGTGGTGAACAGTCACTTGGAATGGACAATAGAACAAGAACAAATGctgaaaaaatcaataaacatggTCACGTTCAAGAACtagtgttgaaaaaaaaaaaaaaaaagaactagtgTTGAGTAtcaagaggaaaaaatggaagaaagtcaacacataaattgaagaattaccatttcctccataaaaaaaactgaagaagacatATATGGAAGGAAAAATGCATTGTCTTCATTGTCCAAAATTCTCCATTTCATTCCTCCATGGAAACATTTCAGCAATGGTTTCCTCCCCACAACCTCAGCATCGCAGCCCTTAGATTCATGAACTGCTGAGTCAGATGGGCCACAGCCCATTCTCAGAGGTGGAAGAAATGAAGGAGGTTCCCCCTCACCTGGATCCTCCACTGGTTCTCTCCTCCCTGGACTCACCTCCCATGTGTGACAGAGATCCACCAAGTCAAATATCagttttccattttcatcttttGGAAATAATTCCTCCCCTGGCtggaacagaagcagaaatattgGAGATGTGATAAAATAATTTCTCCACATTTAGCCAAGCTGCAAGGCACCAGGAATTAAATCTCCATGAGGTAGGTTTACAACTTTCTACATTTGCGAGGTGATTTATGTATGGAGTTGTAAGCAACTTCTATAGGAGGAAGGCTTATTCTATTGTCTTACACTTATTATATGTtacaaaaaatacaatttttatatgTCCTAAAAAATAGGGACTTCCAGTGACTTCTGTGAATTTTGTCTGTTTCTTGTACTTGCCTTTCTTGAAATGTCTCTGGTCTGAGAATTGCTGTAAGTTCCATGCTATAATTTCCAGAATAAAAATTGAAAGCTACACCTGGGCTAGATACTCagatttccttttccctttgagTATCAGATGCCCTAGAGCTGGCATGTGAACCAGCAAAGCTCTCATTAGGTTGGCATGGAGTGTGGAAGAGCCAGACATGCTCTCAAATATTCATGACCCTGAGCCTTGAAATGCCCCCAAAATCATACTTGCCACCAATGGAAAATGTTCAGTAAAAATATAGTAATGCCATGATAAGGGATAGAAAAAGGAGACATTTCTGAAGAGTCCTGCAAATCCTCAAATTTCTCGCTCTGAGACTTGCAGTCTACATAGTCCACTTAGCTATTTTGCATTAGATGGTTTGAGTTGATTTCTGTAACTTGAAATCAAGAGTTCTAAGTAaaccattctttctttttaatttctttttttattgaaggatcattgctttacagaattttgttgttttctgtcaaacctcaacatgaatcagccataggtaaacatatatctcctcccttttgaacctccttcccatctccctccaaatcccacccctcttggttgATACAGCGCCCCTATTTGACTTCTAAGTAAAACATTCTTAATGACTAAGTGCAGTCTAAACATCTCATCATAAAGTAGGGCAGGACTGTAGACAATGCCTCCTAATTCCCTATAAAGGTACAAGGTTTAGACTCACCCAAGTGGGAGCACCACCAAATCTGCTCAACTTAAAAGGATGAAAGACAAGATAAAGTCATCATGTTCAATGTAAGGCAGTGTCATGCTCACCACGGCTTCACCAAACTCTTGGTTCATGAAATCCCCAGACACTCAGGAGTCATAACCAGGACTGTGTACAGAACTCACCTATTTCTACTTCCTCAAGTTTTTCAGGCAGAGACTCTCAGATTATTAACTCCTTTGTCTCAGAGGCATGTAACAGATTCAAAGAAACTCAGTAAATAGATGACCACAAAGGCTTATTTGGGGGAGTCTACTCTAGCATTATCATCCCTTCAATCTACTAATAAAAATCTTAATTCAACCATCCATGCAAGTTGACGCACATTCTAACACAAGATATAACATCGATGTGATCACACATATTTCCGACCTTCATAGCCAGTGGAAAATGAATAATATAGAGATCGACATAGTCCAGTTGAAGATTTTTCAGTGACTTTTCCAAGGCTGGTCTGACCAACTCTGGTTGATGGAAAGTGCaccaaagctgaaaatattaaacaatagaaattttattaataataattagggAAGTTTCTTTTGGTTTTACTATGTGACTTGTGGGATATTACTTTCTTGACCAATGATGGTAATGTGccaactcttaaccactgaacaccAAGGATTTCTAATACCTTAAGAATATACCAAGAAGCATAGTTCACCAATCAACTCTTCACCAAACAAATGATCCCATTATATATTAGCCACCAGGGCACACTCACAAGCccacatattcacacacacaacacacaacacCTTTGACGTGTAGAATATGTCTTCTCTCTTCACAGTGCCATCTGCAATCTTGCTTCGAATGGCCTGGCCAACGTGCTCTTCATTTTTGTACACATAAGCACAGTCAATATGGCGGAACCCAACCTCTATAGCAAATCTGGTAACTTCCAGAGCTTCTCTCTTAGGAACCTACATAAGCAACAAAGGCAGAATTTTAACATCCACATGATTAAGAGATTGCTAGCACAAGCTTTGATCTTCCAAAGAATCAACTTTTCTTCATGTCTTTGATTAGATCTGTATGTGTGGTGCTGAACCCTGGACAGTTTCCCTGAACATTCCTAGTCAGATTTTAAATACAAACCCAGTAACCCTTACCTCCCTAATGATCTATGGTCGATCACAGGCATCAGAGGACTCTAAGCCCACCTCCCGGTTCAGTGGACCTAAAGGACCTAGCATAAAGTTGTAGTCATGAATAAGATTTATACTATAAGATACTTGAAGCAAAATCAACAAAGGTGTAAGGTATATGATAAAGACATTAAACTACAGGAgatagtgagagacagggagcctggcctgctgcaatccataggatcacaacgagtcagacatgacttagtgactgaacaacaataataacaaaaagcatCAAGGAGCAAGGTGAAAGCATCTAAGACCACTGTCTACCAGTGAAGATATGTGGAATATACCAAATATAAGCTGTATCTATTCAAGATGTACAAAGTAATGTTCTTATATAAGGATCCATTGTTGATGATCACTGAAATCAAGCTAGGTAGCAGATCCCTCATTTCACTTACCTTACTTTAGGGAGTTTGTAAGAAAACTTAAGATCTAGTGTCTACAAAATCTCAGGGTATAACCCATTATTCATAACTATAGTCATGGTGCTTGCATCAGGTCACCAACTTATTCATCTTATCACTGAAGGTCTACATTGTTGACAaacatctttccattttttgCAGATTTGTCTCCAGCTTCTGGTCTTCATTTCTCTACTCTATGTTTGTATAAGTTCCACTATTTTTGATTCCACCTACAAAGAGActtcattggtggctcagatggtaaagcatctgcttacaataaGAGAGaaccaagtttgatccctgggtcaagaagatctcccggagaaggaaatggcaacc
The Bos indicus x Bos taurus breed Angus x Brahman F1 hybrid chromosome 13, Bos_hybrid_MaternalHap_v2.0, whole genome shotgun sequence genome window above contains:
- the LOC113903411 gene encoding dihydrodiol dehydrogenase 3-like isoform X2, whose amino-acid sequence is MDPKGQRVKLNDGHFIPVLGFGTSVPPEVPKREALEVTRFAIEVGFRHIDCAYVYKNEEHVGQAIRSKIADGTVKREDIFYTSKLWCTFHQPELVRPALEKSLKNLQLDYVDLYIIHFPLAMKPGEELFPKDENGKLIFDLVDLCHTWEALEKCKDAGLTKSIGVSNFNRKQLEKILNKPGLKYKPVCNQVECHPYLNQSKLLDFCKSHDIVLVAYGALGSQRIKERVNPNHPVLLEDPVLCAIAKKHKQTPALVALHYQVQRGVVVLAKSYNKKRIKENIQVFDFELSPDDMKAIDGLNRNLRYYEFLIHPEYPYHEEY
- the LOC113903411 gene encoding dihydrodiol dehydrogenase 3-like isoform X1, which codes for MDPKGQRVKLNDGHFIPVLGFGTSVPPEVPKREALEVTRFAIEVGFRHIDCAYVYKNEEHVGQAIRSKIADGTVKREDIFYTSKLWCTFHQPELVRPALEKSLKNLQLDYVDLYIIHFPLAMKPGEELFPKDENGKLIFDLVDLCHTWEALEKCKDAGLTKSIGVSNFNRKQLEKILNKPGLKYKPVCNQVECHPYLNQSKLLDFCKSHDIVLVAYGALGSQRIKERVNPNHPVLLEDPVLCAIAKKHKQTPALVALHYQVQRGVVVLAKSYNKKRIKENIQVFDFELSPDDMKAIDGLNRNLRYYEFLIGLSHPEYPYHEEY